The DNA region GCAGTCAATACATCACTGCACCAGGCTACTGACCAGGCCCCGTCTCAAGTCTTCTCCTCAAGTCTTCTCGCACCTTCCCtatgtatctttttctttaaaggatttttaattttttttgttttagatttcatttattgattttagagagaagagagggagagagaggaaggactggagggagggggacaggaagcatcaccttgcttcccatatgtgccttgaccaggcaagcctcgggtcttgaaccagcaacctcagcattccaggtcaacactctaccccactgtgccatcacaggtcaggctgcctatGCGTCTTATCCACGCATTCCATATTAATCTCTTGACATGCCCAACTCCTCATGTCACTTTCCGGACAAAGAGCTCTTCCTGGAGCTGCATCTCAGTTTGCACTGAGCATTCAGGGCCCTTCTCCAAAAGCCCACTCCTAGCCGACCCCTCACTACTTCCCTGGCACGGAGTACACCTTCATCCAAGCTCTTCCCCTCCCCGTCCTCTGGCCTCTCTCATTTGGGTCGCCACGTCTTTGCTCACACTATGTCTTCCACCTGgagctcccctcctccccctcctctccacaCATCCAAAGTACAGCTCTCCTTTGCTATAAGCCTGACCTCCTTCATGACACCTCCACTGATGCCTCAGGCCATGTGGGAGCGCCACCCACCTTTCCTGGGTTCTCGTGTGACGTCACGGCACACACTGGCACGCCTGATTATGTTTCTCCTCAGCGTTCTCTCAGTGTTATTCTGTGGAAGTCTCATCTCCCCAACTAGAgtaacaattctttttatttttatttttttttatttttaactttattcagtttttttagagagacacacacagagagagagagatagatagagagagagagagagaggagcagaaagcatcaactctcatatgtgccttggccaggcaagcccagggttttgaaccggcgacctcagcattcccaggtcgacactttatccactgcgccaccacaggtcaggctagagtaaCAATTCTTTGTGATAAGggacttcatagtatttttaaaaaatatctttcctcAACTCAACCAGTCCTGCCACAGAGCTGGCCACATAGTGAGCAGTTGATACCTTAAGTAAAGGGCTTTACCTCTGGTCCACCCCTCAGTGTTCTGACTTAGCTGCAGAGCCTCAACACGTGATCATGATGTCCTAACTCAGGCCTGATTAACATTCGTTAGCCCATTCGTGCTACGCTGTTCTGATAGCAGCTTGGTGCCTCCTTATCACGCAGTGCAGTTCTGACCCCAGATTTCCCCTTATTGTGGCTATATAAGCACTTTCCGTTCTCTGGGCCTAAAAGAAACGCAGGGGAAGAAGGTGTGGGACTACTGGTCACCAGGGTCCCTTCCAGCTTTGGTACTTTGTGGCAATTGGCCACATGGCCAGATGAGTGTTCTTGATGTCTCCATAAGGTCTGACCAGTCCCATCACCTCCAGGCACACTTTTCCCAAGTCAAATGCCCCTCTGCACATCAGTGGCTCTCCAGCCCCCTGCTCCCCTGGGTACCTTTGAGTGGAGGTCAGTCCGTGTCCGTAGGTTGGGGCCTGCTGGTGTACATAGCCACTGGGCCGCTGCTGCAGGTGACGAGTGGGATCTACAAGAGTAGGATTGGTAGAAGGGTGGGCGCTCTGATAAGGCTGGCTGGAGTAGCTGGGAGGCACCACGGTACCTGTGGGGCCTGCGTGCTGCTGCAATCCCACGTGAGAAACGTAAGGAGTATAGCCCTAGACAGGAGGAAGACAGAGCGTCAGGGCCAAGAGCGGCAGAGCCACTTGCTTCAGGCCCCCAAGTCTCACAATCCCGTGCCCTTACCTGGGAGGTCTGCAAGCCGTACGAAGAGCTGGGAGTCATCTGGTGGACAGATGACTGGCCCAGCATCCCCTGACTCTgctaaaagggggaaaaaagacaagCTCAGACTCTGGAAACACTTCCCGCCATCTTGTTTCCTGTATCACCCACTCTGCACGTCCTTGTGAAGGTCCCACGTGCCTCCTCCGTCCTGTGACCCTTAGGGGCCCCTCGCCCTGGGGGCCCTCCCTAGTGCCCCTCTCACTATCTTTGCCTGGAGCTGTTGGCGGAGGCGCTGGCCTTGGGGCACAGCAGGCTGCTGCTGGCGGTACATGGAGGGCTTGTAGGAAGAGGGTTCCAGGCCCATGACGCCGGTCATGGCTGTGGGCAGCACTGCAGGGTAGGGTGGTCGAGCCGGCAGCTTCTGCATGGGTAACCTCACAGGGCGGTACGGGTCCACACGAGGGCCGCCTGGAAAAGGGAGCACGCTGACCCTCTAGGCTCCTTGTCCTTCCGTCCCCCACTAGGTGTCCTGGCCACTCACAGCTCCTGGGAGGAGGGGTGTCGTCCCTCAGGCAGGAGGCGGCTGGATAAGACTGTCATTCCACGCTGGCACTGACCTGCAGGGAGTGGCTGGTTCTGGGTGTAGAGGCCTATGGGGCCCTGCCTGTAGCTAACGTGCGTTATAGAACCAGGGTTAGTGTGGTGCAGGAGGTCTGGAGGCACAGTCACACCGTAGGGGCCGCTCCGGCCTGGGCCCATTGCGTACTCCTGTGtgaaaggcagaggaggaggtgagGGGCAGGGCTCCATGGGCTGGGCTGGACGACGGGGGCCTGGATCCACACAGTTCACTCTTACAGTTCCTAaggcccccctgccccccatgtgccctgcccctcccacaaACCAGAAACTGCACAGGACCCCAGAGAAAGTGGCTGTGGAAAGGCACTGCGGGGCAGCAGTCACCTCAGTCTTGGCGGCCGGCTGGCTGCGTTTCTTGCCCTTGGTGGACTTCTTCTTGCGCTCCTCAGTACTGGCTGGTGCGGCCCCAGGTTTGTCCGTTTTGGGGGGCTCTGGAGGCTTTTTCTCAGGCTCCAGCAGGGTGGGAGCAGGGGGCTCCTCATCCTCTGGCGGCAGTGGCAGGGGCTCCAGGTAATAAGCCCGGGGCCGGGGCCTCAGGTGCGTGTGGTAGAGCAGCAAGCGCTGCTGCTCCTCGCCTCGGGCCACCCGCCGGTCCACCCGGACTGTTCCAAACCAGCCCCAAGACAGGGGCGCTGACGGCTTCAAGCCCTCAAAAAGATCCCAGGGAGAGATCTTTTGTTTGGTGGAAACCTGTAGACCCTGCTCCAGAAAATGAGAAACAATAAGCGACTGAGGCTCGGAAAATAGAAGCCAGACTTTAAGGACTTGAAGGAGGGAAATATCTGTAGGCAAACAATAACGAACAAGCCATGGACAGATTCAGGAGAGATGACCACAGGCAGACGGACAGACACTGACACACGCGCATGCGCACAGGAGAGTCAGACGGGAGCGGGTGATGAGTGTGTGGAgcagagagactgagacagacaCTAACACtcagaggaagacagaaacagggagagactaaagacgggcagagagagagacagagatggggagagagaaaacaggcagagagacagaggagggcgcagtgagaggcaggcagagagtgatacagacactcagacagacacagacagatggGTCAGGAAAAAAACCGAGGAGAATGGATGCATGAATGGCCTGGACTGCAGGTTTCAAACTCTgcaccctcttcttcctctccctccctactACACATGTTGATTATGATTATTCAACAAAGACTGCACCTGACGGATGGGAGAGAGGAAAttgtgcaggggtgggggagtggagagAGTTGTCAGCCAGACAGAGGAGCGGGGTACAGGCAGGGGTGGAGGACAGGGGGCAGGGGAAAGGAAGGTGAGTGCTGAGAAGTGGGTGGGATGTTAAAAGGTGGGTCGGTGTGGTGAGTGGTGGGTAGGAGTGAAGGGAGAGACCGAGGAAAGAGGGTGAGACCCCCAAGATGGGGAGAAAAAGTGTAAGTAAAGTTAAGTGATGAGCTCAGCACCCTAGAAGCGGCTCTCATCGCAGCGCACAATGGATGCCCTGGCACGCCGAGCCTTTGTAGCTACGAGGTTAATAACGCAGGAAAGGCTCTTGTCCAAAGGGGGGAAAGGCAGGGATGGGGGGCACAGAGGGCAGAAGATAATGGAACATGCCTCCTTCTTGAAGATGGAGTCAAAGCCAGCAATCTTGTTGCCCTTGGTGTCAATAAGGGAGCCCTGTGGTTCGCAGGTGATGACATCACGGGTCGGCTTGGGCAGTGGCAGCAGCTGGTAAACCTTTTCCAGACTGTCTGACTGGCGTTCCCCCAACTCCTTCTGCAGGCAcaggaagaggggaaaagagcTCAGGaatacaggaacagagggatggAGTGCTCAGGGGACGGCCCAGAATCTGGCCTGAACACACTTAGTCCTCGCTGTACGAATAACCAAGAGAAAACAGCCGTGAAAGGGCAGGGTGGAGGCTGTGGCCAGGGCCACGTCCCAGAGGCGGGGaagccaccgcttggtcagggaCCGGGAGCTAGGAAACCGCCAGTCCCACGGGCTTCCCCCTGGCCCGCCCGCTTACCTGCAGCTTCTTCACCAGGTTCATGTAGGCACGTTTGTTCTCCTCCATGCTGCCTTGAGAGATGCTGGACATGTCTGCGGCCAGCGTCCCGTTGATGAGCACACTCAGCATGTCCAACACAGTAGTGAAGAGCTCGCTGTGACAGCAGGCAGGGAGAGCAGCAAGGAGAAGGGTGAAGACAAAGGCCACGAGGTGGGACACAAGCAGAGAACGCTGCTTAAGATGTCGTTCAGAGGGCATCAAAACCAGGTGGGGAACCCAAGGCAGCCAGTTCACAGTACGGGCCACACCGATCACAGTGGGTTGGGCGCCTGGTGTGGGGGAAAGGGGCCCCCTGGGTGCAAAGGCTCGAGGAGGCGGGCGCCTTACTTGTTGGACTGCATGTCCACGGTGCCGCTGATGATGATCTCGAGGAGGAGCACCGCCCACTCCGTGGTCTGCTGCGTGCTGCGCTGCACCGTGTCAAACATGCCGCCCACCTGCCGGGAGTGACACGTCAGTCACGGCTCAGGGCGAGGTCCAGCGCTTAAGGAAAGTTCAGTTCACAACCAGGGGTGGGTGGACTAGGGACATCTGAGGCCCATGTTCCAGTTGTGTCTCTGACTCGCTACAGAATCTCAGGCCAGTGACTTAGTAATTGAcgtctctgggccttggtttccttaCTGATTAAATGACAGGAGTCGGACTAAAGGATGTCCAGGATTCTACCCAACATTCCAAAATGTGTTTCTAGGTCTCCTAGGGCCCAGCCAGAATCCATGATAGCTGACACAAGGTCCTTGCCAGGTCCGGTATCCTTAACCACTCCCAGGTCCTCTGTCTTTAGGAGAGCCGGGTGAATGCGTGTAGACCCACAGCAGCCTGGGTCCTTCCTCCTCACCCGTCCTCGGCGGCCTGGGCTTCTTCACTCTGTAGTTCTAGCCCCACCCCTCCCAGTTCTCCCTCTCACCAGATTGAGCCGCAGTTTGAGCGCCTCATGCATTAGCTGCTTTGGTTTGCAATCATCTAAGTACTGGTCATCTCGCCAATTATTCACAATCTAAGACAGAAACAGGTATAACACAGATCAGGGATCTCCTTGTTTCCACTGCAAAGCACATACAATGTTCATGGAAGGAAATGAAGGTTCCAAGCACACAGTGTCCTCTTGAGTCCATCCTTCTTGCCCCAGGGCCCGGCTCCATGCCCCAGAGACTGACCTGGTGCACCTGGCTATAGAGGGAGGTGAGGAGGCCCTCGCGCTGCTCATCCTGTCCTTTCAGACATGTCAGCACCAGTGATAAGAAGGGCTGCTGGCTCAAGAGGGACATGCTGAAgatgagaggaaaagaaacaagagacCAGGGCTTGGAGATCAGGAAGCTTTGAACCCCATTCCCCTAAGCCCCAGACGCTACTGTTTCAAGATCGAGCCTCCTGCTCAACGGTGCCCACTCTTACCCTCGGATTTTCCCCTTTCCCGTGGGTTTTATCCTCACCCTTCTGCCCCACTCTTCTTCTGCACAGGGCGCTTCCTCTCTTTCCCACCCctggcccagcccctgccccctccacTCTACCTCTTCTGCTTTTGCCGGTCACGTTCTTTGCGGGAAGAAGAACCCAAGTGCTGGCCCTTCTCCAGCTCTTCCCCTGCAGCCTTTAGCACGTGCCCCTGGACAGAGGTGGGCAGTTTAGCAATGAGAGGGGCCACCAGCCAGACACCGGAGCGCTCTAGAGAGCTGGAGGACAGATGGAGTCAGTAGGGTTACAGAGGAGCCAGGCAAGGCCGGGAGAATCCATCCTCCCCTCTCTGACGGGTGGGCCTGGCCTTTGTCTCCATGCAGCGGAAACATCTATATCCCAGCACGAGAAACTCCTAAGGGACGGGTCCTAAGAAACACGTGGCTACCCAACCTGAGCACGGGCTTGGTCTTGTTGCTGCTGGCCATGTTGCTCGCAGTGTTTCCCGAAGACGACCCTGTCTCGGCTGACTGTTGGAAAACCTCGATTGTGGCCTTGGCAATGTTTTCTAACAGGGAGTTCATCTCCTGGGGAGGACAAAGGGCACAGGGATGCTAAAGAtgtagctgggggtgggggggagaaataCCGACGGCAGGAGAGATGGGAGATGGGGAGATTAATGGGAAGGTAGGGCCATCACTCTGCTGGGAGTCACATCCTCCGGTCCCTTCAGATCTTTCCGATTCCCCAGCCTTCTCCTTTCCATACCTCCTTAGAGTTGTGGCCACAGAACCAGCCTCCACAACCACCCCCACTGCCAACGCCCCCACAGCCCAGAGCCCCAACACTCCCAGCCCAGCTCCCTTATCATCGCCTCCACACATCTGCCATCTTCCCATCCTCCCTTATCTCAAGAAGCGCAGGGTGGGACCGAGGCTCTTCGGTGCCCGGCTCCCTGACACATGGAAGTAGAAGTGAGCCTGGCAGAGGGCCGGGCCACCACTCACATTGTTGGGGGTCTGCTTGATCATGAGCTGCAGCTCCAGGGAAGACTGGCGCATGGTCCACTGGTCCAGGTTCTGTGACAGAGACCCCAACCCCAAGCCAGTCACCACTGTGTCACCCACAGCCACGCATCAGCCTGAGGCCAACTGCTGATCTCTTCCAACTCTGAACCGCATACTGAAAGGACCTCCAAGACTCCAGCTTTAgtcaagaccaggggtccccaaactacggcccgcgggccacatgcggcccctgaggccatttatctggcccccgccgcacttctggaaggggtacctctttcataggtggtcagtgagaggagcatagttcccattgaaatactggtcagtttgttgatttaaatttacttgtttgttattttaaatactgtatttcttcctgttttgtttttttactttaaaataagatatgtgcagtgtgcatagggatttgttcatagtttttttttatagtccggccctccaacggactgagggacggtgaactggccccctgtgtaaaaagtttggggacccctggtcaagactATACCTAAACAATTCAAGGTGATTGAAAAATGTAACCTATCTCAAAAGGTTCAGGGAAGATTTCACACCTTTCCCCAGGTGCCCATTCCAGGGCCTCACATTCCTTCACACAAGGAAGTTCTGCCTAAAACTTTACCTAAATCCTGAATGTTAAAGTTGAAGCCTGCTTCTCCTGTTTCAAGCCAGCTGCTCAAAGTCCTTTACAGACCTCAAGGCTACTGTTAGCTAATCTCCCTTTGGCATTATCTGCTCTGGGCTGAAGTGACATCATTCCTTTAACTTCTCCTTAATGGCTTTAGTTGTCTACCCACCACTCACCTGAATGTCCATGGCTGCGTAGCTAAGTGAAAAGGGCACAAGCAAATATGGGGCCACAAACTATCTCTCAGCTTACTAGCTGTGCGACCTTGCGCAAGTTACTTAGCCTTCAAGCCCTAGTTTCCTCACTGGTCGAACAGAGATACTCACACCTACTTCCCagagttgtaaagattaaatgcgAAAACGTGCACAGAGCACTGAGCACTGCACCAGGTTCGAAGCAGACAGTCTGACGCAGTAGCACCAAGTAGCATCACTGCTCACTACTGAGCCCCGGCCAAAGTGCTGAGTGTACGAGGCCAAGAACTAGGCCTCCCAGACGCCATGCCTCCCACTGATAAGCAACAGCCCTACTCCATCCAGATAGCTGTGCCCTTCCCTAACAGTTTCCTCTCCAGTCCAGACCATTTTGGTTTGACTTTTAAATCCTCGCTGGGGTTGTTTCTCTCCCCACCACTCACCTACATCCTTGTCTGTCTTCCTGCTGAACTCCCTTTCTCTCAAGGCTGCCAGGATTTGACCCCAGGCTCAGGCCCCTTTGCTCCGCCCAAGGCCCCATAGCCCTGGCCTACCTGGAGAATACGCTTAATGCGCTGGCGCTGCGGGTTCTCCCCGTCCTCGCTGTCCAGCACACGGTGTGGGTAGCAGATGAGCTGCATGAGCCGCTGGGCCTGGGCACTACTCAGCACTGGGTCTTGTAGGTCATTGCTGTCCTCACACAGCGACTTGAGGCAACGCTCTCCTACCCATTCCTACGGAAGCTGACCATCAGTGGACTGGGGCGGCCGGGGAGGGGGCCGGGAACAAGgaggacagcctggggctcagtgAGAGACGTGATGGACAGCAGAGGTGGCATGCTCATCACTGGACCCAGGACCACATTACACAGAGGCACTCAGGAGGTGCGGGGGGAGCTGAGACTGACCTGTTGGCAGATGCTGCGCAGCACGTACTTGGCATAGACATCCAGACTGGCTGTCTCCACAGAGACGCTGCGGCCACCCTGCCTCCGACCGCCActgccacctcctccctcctcctctgcaagttcttccGTTCCTCCTGTCACAGTGAAGCCTGAGCCCTTCAGTTCCGCGTCCCCTGTGGTCCACAGGCGGGAGATAGGAAGGGCAGAGTGAGATCCCAACACGGTGCGGAGACCCAGCCCACAGCCACAGAGGTAGCACCTCCTCAAACCCTGCCCTCTGGGACAGAAATacacttccttccctcccctcctaaAGGTTGGGGAGACCACcttcaggagagagaaagactgtCCTCTGTAGTTTAGCTAGCACTCGTCCCTTCCTCCCCCCATACCAAGTACAAACACAGCCTTGAGAACAGCAAACACAGCTCCATCCACGATGCGGTTCTGAGAGGCAGCCAGCAGGTGGCGGTCACAGGAGGAGCGGATTCCTACAGCAGGCTTGTCTGGGGAGGGAGCTAAGGTCAGGGGAGCAGATGCAGAAACGGTGGGGATAGGGGAGCCACACTTTCTACCGCTGGCTGCCTCAGATGGGGTCACTTACTGCCATCGGACTGGCAAGGATTGAGCTGAGGTGTCTTGAAAAGATGGAGGAGGATGCGGCAGGTAAGCCGGGCCCCCGGCTCAGAGTCCTGTTCACTGCACGCTGTGGAAAGGAAGACAGAGTGGACCGGACAGGACGAAGGTGGACCGCACGTGCACATGGGTGTGTGGAGGGGTGGGAAAAAGGGAGACAAGGTCAGGCAAAAGGTAAAAAACAATAGAACGCTGGAGGACAGGTGGGGCAGCCAGCTATTTTGTTGTATATGCGGAGCCCCTCGAAGAGTCACAAAATGGACAGACCAGGGctgcaaatgcaggctcaggaAGAGGCTCTCTGAGCCTGAGGCACAGTGCAAGATGCCTCTGGCAACACCAGAGCCCGACACCAAATACTGACTGTGCAGATGGAGTGTGCTGTGAAGTCTGGGCTCTGGAAAGTCCAGGGGACCTGGATTGGTTGTTTACCAGCATTAAGGAGTGACGGGATGGCAGCACAGCGAATCAGATCCTCAAGAAGCAAACACTGCCGAGCGATAAGGATGGCGACAAAAGTGGCCAGGGAGTCATGAAAAGACAGGTCACTGACCTGGAGGAAAAAGCAGACAGACACCACCACTCAGTGTGGAAAGAGGGTGCCGACTCCCAACTCAAAATGGTATGCACCAAAACTCTCTGTATGGCCCTGACGCCAGTGAGCAAACCCCCGCCCCCAGAACGGGCCCAGGCCCCAGCGGGACCTCGCCCAAGTCTCACATCCACATTGCAGAGGAGGTCGTTGAAACCACAAGTGCCATTGTTCGAGGAGCAGCACAAGGCCTTCAGTACTCCCAGCCATTCCGCACTCAGTGACTTGCAATAGCCAGTCAGCTCAGCGCACAGGATTGCGATGTCATTAACCCTGGGGAAAAGGACAAATGCCCTCAGGAAAAACCTTGTTTCACAAAACCTCAGACTCGTTAACTTTTCATCTCTACCCCGGCAATAACTAGGGTTGAAGTACCTCCCGGGCATCTCATCCCTCCCAATGTGGGGCTGGAGTGCAGTGCCCACTCCTCACTCAGTACACCCCATACCTATCGGGATCATGGTGCCCCACACAGACGTGCATAAGGGCATTGCAGACAAAGCTGTAGCGGTTAGCAGGGTTCTCACTAAGACTCTTGCCTAGCCCCATGTAGGTGAAGGTGTGAGCGGCAGGGTTCTCCAGAGTGTCAATCATGAATTCAGGTGCCCAGCGCATATTGGATTCTGATGGCTCCACGTTGCAATAGATGGTGTTCTTGACCTTGGAGCAGAAGTCGCTGCAGAGGCAGGGGAAACGAGATGGTAGTGTTGAAGGTCTGGTGAAGCAGATGGATGGTCAGAAaggggcagaaaagaaaaaaaaggagagcgTGAGAGAGCAGGGGCCTTGGGACAAGAAAAAGGGACATGGGACAAGGCTAAGTGGACAAGAAAGTAAGCCAGTGAGAAGGCACAGGGGCATccggaggcagggaggaggagggtgggccGCACAGAGGTGGGGTAGAGCCCCGGCCAAGGAGGAGGAAGGCCCATTCCTGGGAGCCAAAGGCATGAGGACGACACAGTTCCCAAATGACCCTGCAGAAACTGCAGGCTCCTGGGCTGTGCCCTGCTCCTGAAACGGGCAGCGCCGGCAAGCAGACAGGATGAGGCCCCACTCTCTACCCCATACCTCCCACCTCTCTTACCTGAAAAGCTCCCCAAATTTGATCTTTAAATGGCTACAGGAGGTGTACAGATCATAGAGATAAGCTAGGATACAACGCTCGGCGGAGGAGCCATCTGACCGGTTCATCCCGTGTTTCACTACGCCACACAGCCTGGCACGAGAAAGCAAGgtcaggaggggaggcagagcatGTGCCGGAGCTGGGGCCTGGGCGCCAAGGTCCCTGGACACTGATTCAAGTCTCCTGGCAATCCTCTCTCCACCCCACCTGCAGGGTGTGCACGTCCCCCAGGGAGAGCCCCGCATGCTCTCTGCAGGCCACTTCTGGTGGCATCCAGCAGGGCGCTGTGCATTCCGGCCAGTCTGAGCCCTGCTTACCCCTCGAAGACCTGTGCCATCTGGTCCTGGTTGAGGATGAGGCAGGCGTGATAGTGCCGCAGGACAGCCACGATGCACAGGCACAGGCTGGTCGTGTAGCTGCCCACCAGGTCGGAGGATTTGAGAAGCAGCTCAGCTTCGACGACACTCAGCTCATTCAGCAGCTGGCAGAGTGGAAGAAGTGAGAAGGGGCTCTGCATGGTGCACATGCCCCGCTTCCTTTGAAGGAACTGGCAAAGCCGGACTCCAGCCCCTTCCTGCGGGAGCCCTCAGTCTACAGGGACCCCAGTGCCATGTGCCACTGCCATTTGTTCTTTTAATGCCATCAG from Saccopteryx leptura isolate mSacLep1 chromosome X, mSacLep1_pri_phased_curated, whole genome shotgun sequence includes:
- the MED12 gene encoding mediator of RNA polymerase II transcription subunit 12 isoform X8; this encodes MAAFGILSYEHRPLKRPRLGPPDVYPQDPKQKEDELTALNVKQGFNNQPAVSGDEHGTAKNVNFNPAKISSNFSSIIAEKLRCNTLPDTGRRKPQVNQKDNFWLVTPRSQSAINTWFTDLAGTKPLTQLAKKVPIFNKKEEVFGYLAKYTVPVMRAAWLIKMTCAYYAAINETKAKKRQVVDPFTEWTQIITKYLWEQLQKMAEYYRPGPAGGGGCGSTIGPLPHDVEVAIRQWDYNEKLAMFMFQDGMLDRHEFLTWVLECFEKIRPGEDELLKLLLPLLLRYSGEFVQSAYLSRRLAYFCTRRLALQLDGMSSHSAHVMSAQSTGTLPTTPAPQPPTSNAPSTPFSDLLMCPQHRPLVFGLSCILQTILLCCPSALVWHYSLTDSRIKTGSPLDHLPIAPSNLPMPEGNSAFTQQVRAKLREIEQQIKERGQAVEVRWSFDKCQEATAGFTIGRVLHTLEVLDSHSFERSDFSNSLDSLCNRIFGLGPSKDGHEISSDDDAVVSLLCEWAVSCKRSGRHRAMVVAKLLEKRQAEIEAERCGESEVADEKGSIASGSLSASSAPIFQDVLLQFLDTQAPMLTDPRSESERVEFFNLVLLFCELIRHDVFSHNMYTCTLISRGDLAFGAPGPRPPSPFDDPADDPERKEAEGSSSSKLEDPGLSESIDIDPSSSVLFEDMEKPDFSLFSPTMPCEGKGSPSPEKADVEKEVKPPAKEKIEGTLGVLYEQPRHVQYATHFPIPQEESCSHECNQRLVVLFGVGKQRDDARHAIKKITKDILKVLNRKGTAETDQLAPIVPLNPGDLTFLGGEDGQKRRRSRPEAFPTAEDIFAKFQHLSHYDQHQVTAQVSRNVLEQITSFALGMSYHLPLVQHVQFIFDLMEYSLSISGLIDFAIQLLNELSVVEAELLLKSSDLVGSYTTSLCLCIVAVLRHYHACLILNQDQMAQVFEGLCGVVKHGMNRSDGSSAERCILAYLYDLYTSCSHLKIKFGELFSDFCSKVKNTIYCNVEPSESNMRWAPEFMIDTLENPAAHTFTYMGLGKSLSENPANRYSFVCNALMHVCVGHHDPDRVNDIAILCAELTGYCKSLSAEWLGVLKALCCSSNNGTCGFNDLLCNVDVSDLSFHDSLATFVAILIARQCLLLEDLIRCAAIPSLLNAACSEQDSEPGARLTCRILLHLFKTPQLNPCQSDGNKPAVGIRSSCDRHLLAASQNRIVDGAVFAVLKAVFVLGDAELKGSGFTVTGGTEELAEEEGGGGSGGRRQGGRSVSVETASLDVYAKYVLRSICQQEWVGERCLKSLCEDSNDLQDPVLSSAQAQRLMQLICYPHRVLDSEDGENPQRQRIKRILQNLDQWTMRQSSLELQLMIKQTPNNEMNSLLENIAKATIEVFQQSAETGSSSGNTASNMASSNKTKPVLSSLERSGVWLVAPLIAKLPTSVQGHVLKAAGEELEKGQHLGSSSRKERDRQKQKSMSLLSQQPFLSLVLTCLKGQDEQREGLLTSLYSQVHQIVNNWRDDQYLDDCKPKQLMHEALKLRLNLVGGMFDTVQRSTQQTTEWAVLLLEIIISGTVDMQSNNELFTTVLDMLSVLINGTLAADMSSISQGSMEENKRAYMNLVKKLQKELGERQSDSLEKVYQLLPLPKPTRDVITCEPQGSLIDTKGNKIAGFDSIFKKEGLQVSTKQKISPWDLFEGLKPSAPLSWGWFGTVRVDRRVARGEEQQRLLLYHTHLRPRPRAYYLEPLPLPPEDEEPPAPTLLEPEKKPPEPPKTDKPGAAPASTEERKKKSTKGKKRSQPAAKTEEYAMGPGRSGPYGVTVPPDLLHHTNPGSITHVSYRQGPIGLYTQNQPLPAGGPRVDPYRPVRLPMQKLPARPPYPAVLPTAMTGVMGLEPSSYKPSMYRQQQPAVPQGQRLRQQLQAKIQSQGMLGQSSVHQMTPSSSYGLQTSQGYTPYVSHVGLQQHAGPTDPTRHLQQRPSGYVHQQAPTYGHGLTSTQRFSHQTLQQTSMIGNLTPLGAQGVQAAVRSAAILPEQQQQQQQQQQQQQQQQQQQQQQQQQQQQQYHIRQQQQQQQQQILRQQQQQQQQQPPPPQQAHQQPQQPPPPQPQQQQAAPPQPQPQSQPQFQRQGLQQTQQQQQTAALVRQLQQQLSNTQPQPSTNIFGRY